One part of the Vitis riparia cultivar Riparia Gloire de Montpellier isolate 1030 chromosome 8, EGFV_Vit.rip_1.0, whole genome shotgun sequence genome encodes these proteins:
- the LOC117920520 gene encoding solute carrier family 35 member F2-like, with protein sequence MNSWWRCNEASLRTLHVLLLGQVVSFVLAVSGFTSSFIADLGVDAPLTQSFFTYLCLALVNGSILLYRRQRLQVSWYWYLFLGFIDVQGNYLVNKAFQYSSLTSVALLDCWTIPWVIILTWIFLGTRYSIWQFFGAALCVAGLGLVLLSDAGVGGEGGSRPLLGDTLVIAGTLCIAMSNVGEEFCVKKKDRVELMSMLGLFGLLVSVCEISIVELKSLESIEWSTEIVLAFVGFALSNFLFYTLVPFLLKISGATMFNLSALTSDMWAVVIRIFFYHQKVDWLYYLSFAVVAIGIIIYSNTEKDPIPSPSPETGDLSAQYQVLNGESTESRNAIPGS encoded by the exons ATGAACAGCTGGTGGAGGTGCAATGAGGCCTCACTCCGAACTCTGCATGTACTGCTCCTGGGTCAGGTCGTTTCTTTTGTCCTTGCAGTTTCCGGCTTCACTTCGTCTTTTATAGCCGATCTTG GTGTGGATGCGCCTCTTACCCAGAGTTTCTTCACTTATCTGTGTTTAGCTTTGGTCAATGGGAGTATCTTGTTGTATAGGCGTCAGAGACTACAG GTTTCTTGGTATTGGTATCTCTTCTTGGGCTTTATCGACGTTCAAGGGAATTATCTGG TCAATAAAGCGTTCCAGTATTCATCACTTACTAGTGTGGCATTATTGGACTGTTGGACAATACCATGGGTCATTATTCTCACATGGATCTTTCTAGGCACTCGATATTCCATATGGCAGTTCTTTGGCGCTGCCCTCTGTGTTGCAGGCCTTGGTTTAGTGCTTCTCTCTGATGCAGGGGTTGGTGGTGAAG GTGGTTCAAGACCTCTTCTTGGTGACACACTTGTCATTGCAGGGACACTTTGCATTGCCATGAGCAACGTTGGTGAG GAATTTTGTGTCAAGAAGAAAGATCGTGTTGAGCTAATGTCAATGCTTGGTCTTTTTGGATTGCTAGTGAGTGTATGTGAGAT ATCCATAGTGGAGTTAAAGAGTCTGGAATCAATTGAATGGTCTACCGAGATT GTATTAGCCTTTGTTGGTTTTGCTCTGTCAAACTTTCTGTTCTATACTCTTGTTCCTTTTCTTCTAAAG ATTAGTGGAGCCACAATGTTCAACCTTTCTGCTCTCACATCTGATATGTGGGCAGTGGTGATTCGCATCTTTTTCTACCACCAGAAG GTTGACTGGTTATACTATCTTTCTTTTGCAGTTGTTGCTATTGGCATCATCATTTATTCAAATAC CGAGAAGGATCCCATTCCTTCACCATCTCCTGAGACCGGAGACCTAAGTGCACAATACCAAGTGCTTAATGGAGAGAGTACAGAATCTAGGAATGCGATTCCTGGTTCATGA
- the LOC117920892 gene encoding solute carrier family 35 member F1-like, with amino-acid sequence MYAINCWWRGNEVLLRWKSNEFVLRWIRNERLLRNAYALFLGQVVSFLVAFSSFFSSSVIDLGVNVPLTQSFFAYLCLVLVFGTIRLGRRQNIRVSWIWYLFLGFVDVQGNYLVKKAYQYSSATSVTLLDCWTIPWAMIFTWIVLGTRYSIRQFFGAALCVAGLASVFLSDAGVGGGGGSKHILGDTLVVAGTLFLAMSNVGEEFCAKKKDSVEVVAMIGAFGLLVSACEIYIMEFETLKSIKWSPDIILGLAGHVLSTFLFYTLVPFLLKLSGATMLSLSLLTSDLWAVVIRVYFYHQKVDWLYYLSFATITIGLIIYSKDEGGSNISVFEDQNLNAQYQELNEGSAGCKNETSS; translated from the exons ATGTATGCCATCAACTGCTGGTGGAGAGGCAATGAGGTCTTACTGCGATGGAAAAGTAATGAATTCGTGCTGCGATGGATAAGGAATGAAAGATTGCTGCGAAATGCGTATGCGCTATTCCTGGGTCAAGTCGTTTCTTTTCTAGTTGCGTTTAGCagcttcttttcttcttctgtaATCGATCTTG GTGTGAATGTGCCTCTCACCCAGAGTTTCTTCGCTTATCTGTGCTTAGTTCTGGTTTTTGGGACTATCAGGCTGGGTAGGCGTCAGAACATACGG GTTTCTTGGATTTGGTATCTCTTCTTGGGCTTTGTTGATGTTCAAGGGAATTATCTTG TCAAAAAAGCATACCAGTATTCGTCAGCTACTAGTGTGACGTTATTGGATTGTTGGACGATACCATGGGCCATGATTTTCACATGGATCGTTCTAGGCACCCGATATTCCATAAGGCAGTTCTTTGGTGCAGCCCTGTGTGTTGCAGGCCTTGCTTCAGTGTTTCTCTCAGATGCTGGGGTGGGTGGTGGAG GTGGTTCGAAACATATTCTTGGTGATACACTCGTCGTTGCAGGAACACTTTTCTTGGCCATGAGCAATGTTGGTGAG GAATTTTGTGCCAAGAAGAAAGATAGTGTTGAAGTAGTTGCAATGATTGGTGCTTTTGGACTGCTAGTGAGTGCATGTGAGAT CTACATAATGGAGTTTGAGACTCTGAAGTCTATCAAATGGTCTCCAGATATT ATACTAGGCCTTGCTGGTCATGTTCTATCAACCTTTCTGTTCTATACTCTTGTTCCTTTTCTTCTCAAG CTCAGTGGAGCCACAATGCTCAGTCTTTCTCTTCTTACATCCGATTTGTGGGCAGTGGTTATTCGCGTCTATTTCTACCACCAGAAG GTTGACTGGTTATACTATCTTTCTTTTGCAACCATTACTATTGGACTCATCATTTATTCGAAAGA TGAGGGGGGTTCCAATATATCGGTTTTTGAGGATCAAAACCTCAATGCACAATACCAAGAGCTCAATGAAGGGAGTGCAGGATGTAAGAATGAAACTTCTTCATGA